A region of Sugiyamaella lignohabitans strain CBS 10342 chromosome A, complete sequence DNA encodes the following proteins:
- the NAP1 gene encoding histone chaperone NAP1 (Histone chaperone; involved in histone exchange by removing and replacing histone H2A-H2B dimers or histone variant dimers from assembled nucleosomes; involved in the transport of H2A and H2B histones to the nucleus; required for the regulation of microtubule dynamics during mitosis; interacts with mitotic cyclin Clb2p; controls bud morphogenesis; phosphorylated by CK2; protein abundance increases in response to DNA replication stress; GO_component: GO:0005935 - cellular bud neck [Evidence IEA]; GO_component: GO:0005737 - cytoplasm [Evidence IEA,IEA]; GO_component: GO:0005737 - cytoplasm [Evidence IDA] [PMID 7622566]; GO_component: GO:0005634 - nucleus [Evidence IEA,IEA,IEA]; GO_component: GO:0005634 - nucleus [Evidence IPI] [PMID 10767562]; GO_function: GO:0003677 - DNA binding [Evidence IEA]; GO_function: GO:0030332 - cyclin binding [Evidence IPI] [PMID 7622566]; GO_function: GO:0008047 - enzyme activator activity [Evidence IDA] [PMID 22308335]; GO_function: GO:0042393 - histone binding [Evidence IDA] [PMID 17289584]; GO_function: GO:0042393 - histone binding [Evidence IDA] [PMID 21348863]; GO_process: GO:0007117 - budding cell bud growth [Evidence IGI,IMP] [PMID 13680156]; GO_process: GO:0006334 - nucleosome assembly [Evidence IEA]; GO_process: GO:0006334 - nucleosome assembly [Evidence IDA] [PMID 1400414]; GO_process: GO:0006334 - nucleosome assembly [Evidence IDA,ISS] [PMID 2016313]; GO_process: GO:0006337 - nucleosome disassembly [Evidence IDA] [PMID 16492771]; GO_process: GO:0043085 - positive regulation of catalytic activity [Evidence IDA] [PMID 22308335]; GO_process: GO:0031116 - positive regulation of microtubule polymerization [Evidence IMP] [PMID 7622567]; GO_process: GO:0032968 - positive regulation of transcription elongation from RNA polymerase II promoter [Evidence IDA] [PMID 22308335]; GO_process: GO:0006606 - protein import into nucleus [Evidence IMP] [PMID 12456659]), whose translation MGEPIRNRRLNDLANAPTPQNTPSTAVSSFAGRGAGSGAPTVSTILEEDGLGGRLANNPALLSMIEGKLGKLVGHPSGYIESLPSAVRDRISGLKGIQLEHSKLEAQFQEELLALEKKFHAKYEPLYAKRAAIINGSIEPSVEEIVAGKAVEEEDDEEDEDELDELDDEQKKEKKEATAAADSEDKDEDDGEDIKGIPEFWLTAIRNLYPVAETITDRDEEALRYLTDIRMKYLDQPGFALEFEFSENPFFTNKVLTKTYFYQEQTGYGGDFIYDHAEGDKINWTSPENNLTVTIEKRKQRNKHTKATRTIEKTIPAESFFGFFSPPKSPGLDDDDEEGEEEEDIEDIEQLLEVDYQLGEEIKEKLIPRAIDWYTGEALQYEDIDEFDEDAYDEDEDDEDDDDEDEHGHSHHRGNYDDSDDDDDDDDDDEEDSNKPGSEKKSPQECKQQ comes from the coding sequence ATGGGAGAACCAATTAGAAACAGAAGACTTAATGATTTGGCTAATGCGCCTACTCCTCAGAACACACCATCCACTGCGGTGTCGTCATTTGCTGGCAGAGGAGCTGGTTCAGGTGCCCCTACAGTGTCGACCATTCTCGAGGAAGATGGTCTTGGTGGCAGACTTGCCAATAACCCAGCTCTTTTGTCGATGATTGAAGGCAAACTGGGTAAACTGGTTGGTCATCCTTCTGGATATATCGAGTCGCTACCATCAGCTGTTCGGGACAGAATCAGCGGTCTTAAGGGAATCCAACTTGAACACAGTAAATTGGAGGCCCAATTCCAAGAAGAGTTACTGGCtttggagaagaagttTCATGCTAAATACGAGCCCCTGTATGCTAAGAGAGCTGCTATTATTAATGGTAGTATCGAGCCAAGTGTAGAGGAGATTGTTGCTGGTAAGGCAGTTGAAGAGgaggacgacgaagaagacgaggatgagCTCGACGAGTTAGACGACGagcaaaagaaagagaagaaagaagctaccgctgctgctgacagtGAGGACaaggatgaagatgacggAGAAGATATTAAGGGAATCCCAGAATTCTGGCTCACTGCTATCCGAAACCTGTATCCCGTTGCTGAGACTATAACCGACCGTGACGAAGAGGCCCTTCGTTATCTCACAGATATTCGCATGAAATACCTCGACCAACCAGGCTTTGCCCTTGAATTCGAGTTCTCTGAGAACCCCTTTTTCACAAACAAGGTGCTCACCAAGACCTATTTCTACCAAGAGCAGACTGGATATGGCGGTGATTTCATCTACGACCATGCCGAGGGTGATAAGATCAACTGGACTTCGCCAGAGAATAACCTGACCGTTACAATCGAAAAGCGCAAGCAAAGAAACAAGCACACAAAGGCCACCAGAACAATTGAGAAGACCATTCCTGCCGAGAGTTTCTTTGGTTTCTTCTCCCCCCCCAAGTCGCCTGGTTTggacgacgatgacgaagagggcgaggaagaggaggatATCGAGGACATCGAGCAACTTCTTGAGGTGGATTATCAACTGGGTGAGGAGATCAAAGAGAAGCTCATTCCCCGTGCCATTGACTGGTATACCGGCGAAGCACTCCAATACGAAGACATTGACGAGTTCGATGAGGATGCTtatgacgaggatgaggatgatgaggacgacgacgacgaagacgagcaCGGTCACAGCCACCACCGCGGCAACTACGACGACagcgatgatgacgacgatgacgatgatgatgacgaggaagaCAGCAACAAGCCAGGAAGTGAAAAGAAGTCTCCTCAAGAGTGCAAGCAGCAGTAG
- the HUL5 gene encoding ubiquitin-ubiquitin ligase HUL5 (Multiubiquitin chain assembly factor (E4); proteasome processivity factor that elongates polyUb chains on substrates, opposing Ubp6p, a branched polyubiquitin protease; required for retrograde transport of misfolded proteins during ERAD; GO_component: GO:0005737 - cytoplasm [Evidence IDA] [PMID 14562095]; GO_component: GO:0005634 - nucleus [Evidence IDA] [PMID 14562095]; GO_component: GO:0000502 - proteasome complex [Evidence IDA] [PMID 12408819]; GO_function: GO:0016874 - ligase activity [Evidence IEA]; GO_function: GO:0004842 - ubiquitin-protein transferase activity [Evidence IEA]; GO_function: GO:0034450 - ubiquitin-ubiquitin ligase activity [Evidence IDA] [PMID 17190603]; GO_process: GO:0030433 - ER-associated ubiquitin-dependent protein catabolic process [Evidence IMP] [PMID 17190603]; GO_process: GO:0010994 - free ubiquitin chain polymerization [Evidence IMP] [PMID 22497224]; GO_process: GO:0000209 - protein polyubiquitination [Evidence IDA] [PMID 17190603]; GO_process: GO:0042787 - protein ubiquitination involved in ubiquitin-dependent protein catabolic process [Evidence IBA]), translating into MMNFSGQYRKTRNINLGGRNTGTAGSRESLLRKAQLDRQRREQARKEEKAALHIQSYYRGKRDLWNQRILIASEWHEKYIENGGQPISNDYEFIKCLNEFQFALRYLIHQSNLLDYVISLHQIVASHEVLFKDLLTEENDSYQQFFERFEVAILNALLNGKDVPKIGPAHLESLNIILAVNKYVNLSRPERVVPLLSQMAQGVLRELSGNRSAIEEYGVVLTEILKPFWTSVPQLLIVDVFSIPNIFSLISQSSFKSDGSISELTSPMFMNLSAQINSLDSNRKLWLLANSLSSFISVDSSLTLGDVGVITALLQYLDVKIIERTDIAYSESETSDHETVRSVEDSPQKKMTFAFSSSSMPLHVKAINYLYEREFTNSIFQLLSKNLSASAINLIATLYVYLIKLFPRRRKDLMLYLSLVTLSNGETSSSAVHVFWESFKQSNCYEEISNNVLSQTRLVELSGDFSSWTKLILTFELYSYWLIIADDTEFWENEQQGISFNEVRSMSIFLKNLCYSLIWNWPKVESESRVSDETRAIVTKLKDMSLLVIRQIYTRDSRRQFLGKDFWLMGNNVIDMEQFIPAVVEEEERQQEAALRAVDDSEDESDIPTARGILKSSIAPRLEILKQVPFFMPFDLRVHVFQAFIELDRVRTQQTTPLSMDLFGNMPRIKADIRRENLFEDAYRNFASAGPSFKFPIGVTFLSQGMPESGIDGGGLTKEFLTSVCQEGFYENDLDLFHSTKDHLLYPNPVFGVSRKFSNLSDEELEYSLSRIEFLGQIVGKCLYSEILVDVEFAPFFLLKWAGKVARNSFDDLYSLDPELYENLVKVHKYPGNVEEDLNLNFVTVQETGHGAHRSIELRPNGEDTPVTNSNRLEYIHSIANYKLNSVLALQTNRFLRGMSKVISLNWLSMFNAKELQMLISGGNSKIDLTDLKTNTVYGGYLDHDPTVEYFWQVVEELDDSDKRDFIKFVTSVPKAPLLGFSQLNPKFAIRNAGSDRERLPTSSTCVNLLKLPDYKNKQLLKEKLIYAIRSGAGFDLS; encoded by the coding sequence ATGATGAACTTCAGTGGTCAATATCGTAAAACCAGAAACATTAACCTTGGCGGTCGCAATACTGGAACCGCGGGATCCAGAGAATCCCTTCTCCGCAAAGCTCAGCTTGACCGCCAACGCCGTGAACAGGCCAGAAAGGAAGAGAAGGCTGCTCTTCATATTCAATCATATTACAGAGGAAAGAGAGATTTATGGAATCAACGCATCTTGATAGCGAGCGAATGGCATGAGAAATATATAGAGAATGGGGGCCAACCAATTTCCAACGACTATGAGTTCATCAAGTGCTTAAATGAATTTCAATTTGCCTTGAGATATTTGATTCATCAAAGCAATTTACTCGATTACGTTATATCTTTGCATCAGATTGTGGCTAGCCATGAAGTTTTGTTCAAAGACTTGCTAactgaagaaaatgatagTTACCAGCAGTTTTTTGAGAGATTTGAGGTAGCTATTCTAAATGCATTGCTAAATGGAAAGGACGTGCCAAAGATTGGACCGGCACATTTAGAGTcattaaatattattttggcAGTTAATAAGTATGTTAACTTGTCGAGGCCGGAAAGAGTCGTGCCATTATTATCACAAATGGCGCAGGGTGTTCTTAGAGAATTATCAGGAAATCGGTCCGCCATTGAAGAATATGGGGTTGTTTTAACTGAAATTCTCAAACCATTTTGGACAAGTGTTCCTCAATTACTGATTGTCGATGTCTTCTCTATaccaaatattttttcactGATTTCGCAATCTAGTTTCAAGTCTGATGGCAGCATTTCTGAACTAACATCTCCTATGTTCATGAATTTGAGCGCACAAATTAATAGCCTAGATTCTAATCGCAAGTTATGGCTTCTGGCAAACTCATTATCCTCATTTATATCTGTAGATTCATCTCTAACACTTGGAGATGTTGGTGTAATAACTGCCTTACTACAGTATCTCGATGTAAAGATTATTGAGAGAACAGATATTGCATATTCAGAGTCCGAAACAAGTGACCATGAGACTGTTAGGTCCGTCGAAGACAGTccccagaaaaaaatgactTTTGCATTTTCATCTAGTTCAATGCCTTTGCATGTAAAGGCGATTAATTATCTTTATGAGCGGGAGTTTACTAATAGTATATTTCAGCTGTTAAGTAAAAAtctttcagcttcagcGATTAACTTAATCGCTACACTTTACGTTTATTTAATCAAGCTGTTTCCAAGACGGCGGAAGGATCTGATGCTTTATCTCTCGTTGGTTACGTTATCTAATGGTGAAACATCATCTTCGGCTGTTCACGTTTTTTGGGAATCTTTTAAGCAGTCTAATTGTTACGAGGAAATAAGTAACAATGTTCTATCGCAGACCAGGCTAGTAGAACTGTCCGGTGATTTCTCCAGTTGGACCAAGCTCATATTGACTTTTGAACTTTACTCGTACTGGTTGATTATAGCTGATGATACAGAATTCTGGGAGAATGAACAGCAAGGAATATCTTTTAACGAGGTGCGTAGTATGTCTATATTCTTGAAGAATCTATGTTATTCGCTAATTTGGAACTGGCCCAAAGTTGAATCGGAGTCAAGGGTGTCCGATGAAACCAGAGCTATAGTCACAAAGCTAAAAGATATGTCTTTACTGGTTATCCGTCAAATATATACGAGGGACTCACGACGTCAATTTCTTGGTAAGGACTTTTGGTTGATGGGAAATAATGTCATTGACATGGAACAGTTCATTCCTGCCGtggtagaagaagaagaacgGCAACAAGAAGCGGCATTACGGGCGGTTGATGATAGCGAAGATGAATCTGATATTCCAACAGCAAGGGGAATTCTTAAGTCGTCTATCGCTCCAAGATTAGAAATATTGAAACAGGTTCCGTTTTTCATGCCATTTGATCTGCGGGTCCATGTATTTCAAGCATTTATTGAACTAGATAGAGTACGGACTCAACAGACAACGCCGTTATCTATGGACTTGTTTGGGAATATGCCTAGAATCAAGGCCGACATTCGACGAGAGAATCTGTTTGAGGACGCTTATCGCAACTTTGCGAGTGCTGGGCCCTCGTTCAAGTTCCCTATCGGTGTTACGTTTCTTTCCCAAGGAATGCCAGAGAGTGGTATTGACGGGGGAGGTCTAACTAAGGAGTTTTTAACTTCCGTTTGTCAGGAAGGTTTTTATGAAAATGACTTAGACCTCTTTCATAGCACGAAAGATCACCTGCTATATCCAAACCCAGTATTTGGTGTTTCCAGAAAGTTCAGTAACCTGTCAGACGAAGAACTGGAATATTCGCTGTCACGAATTGAGTTTCTTGGACAAATTGTAGGCAAATGTTTGTACAGTGAGATTCTTGTTGATGTCGAGTTTGCACCTTTCTTTCTATTGAAATGGGCAGGGAAGGTGGCAAGAAATTCTTTCGACGATTTATATTCACTGGATCCAGAGCTGTATGAAAATCTGGTAAAGGTGCACAAGTATCCTGGAAATGTGGAGGAAGATTTGAATTTAAATTTTGTTACTGTGCAAGAAACTGGCCATGGCGCTCATCGTAGTATTGAACTGAGGCCAAATGGTGAAGATACTCCGGTGACAAATAGTAATCGACTTGAATACATTCACTCGATTGCTAATTATAAGCTTAACTCTGTTCTGGCCTTACAGACTAACAGGTTTTTAAGGGGTATGAGTAAAGTAATTTCTCTCAACTGGCTGAGTATGTTTAATGCAAAGGAATTACAGATGTTGATTAGCGGCGGAAACTCTAAGATAGATCTCACTGACTTGAAAACAAACACAGTCTATGGAGGATACCTAGACCATGATCCGACAGTTGAATACTTTTGGCAGGTGGTCGAAGAGTTGGACGACAGTGATAAGCGAGATTTCATAAAGTTTGTCACGTCAGTTCCAAAAGCTCCCTTGTTGGGATTCTCTCAGCTCAACCCTAAGTTTGCTATCAGAAATGCAGGCTCTGACAGAGAGAGACTGCCTACTTCGTCAACATGTGTGAATTTGCTTAAGCTCCCTGACtataaaaacaaacagcTTTTGAAGGAAAAGCTAATCTACGCTATACGGTCGGGAGCTGGATTTGACTTATCATAG